A segment of the Zingiber officinale cultivar Zhangliang chromosome 8B, Zo_v1.1, whole genome shotgun sequence genome:
AATTAATGTGATTTCCTAAACAATTGACAACGAATGTGTAAGCGAGGGAGAAGTCCACCTTTGCCATCCTTTTCCGTCTCACGACCAACACGGATGGATGCACCGCGATTGGCAACGCCCTAAAAATCATAATATACAGTTATCAGATGAAATGCCCACTTTTCAGAGTTTTGATCTTATAATTATGAATGTATCGCTTTTGTAGCAAGTGTGGTCACTTATATTGTAGTGGGGAAAATGCAGTTTACATACCCATAGGAAGGTGTTGATATCAGCAGTTTCATGTCGTCCAGTGAGACGACGTTCATTTCCTTCACCATAGGCAGCAATGTGCTCTTTGTGCCTCTTGCCAAGCTTCTCAATAGCACTCTTAATAACATCATATCCACCATCACTCCTCATGGACTTGGTACTGAAGGGAACATATTCATAGGGAATAATTTAGGGAATGTAGAAACAGAATATATCAAAATGAATCACGTATTTAGATGAGAGCCTTGTTTGGTTACCTGTAGTTTGTGTGAGCCCCGGCACCATTCCAATCTCCCTACTCGAAAGAAAACAACTATTCTTAAATACATGGACAAGAACTCCCTACTGGAATGAGAATTCTCTGTtcagaataaataaataacaagGACAAATTTGAACCTGGATTGGCTTTGGATCGAAGGAGAGAACTACTCCTGCAATTTCAGTGATCCTCTGTAAATGATAAAAATTGAAATGGATTAGCATGTAAAATTTGGATcagataaaaaaaaacataatgtcAGTTGCTACTGTGCAAAGTTGTGATTACATGGAAGCTGTAATGATGAAACTTCAAATACCTCAAGAATGTAACGAGCAGCCCACACTTGATCACCTGATGAAATGCCAACAGTGGGACCAACTTGGAATTCCCACTGCAAAACAGAAGCCGCAAATTATGCAAATTGTTACAAAAATAAGGCaattaaaacaaaatataaaagctACAGTaacaatgagaaaaaaaaatttacttgtcCAGGCATGACTTCCCCATTGATACCGCTGATGTTGATGCCGGCATAGAGACAGGCTTTGTAGTGAGCATCAACTATGTCACGGCCAAAAGATTTATCAGCACCGGCAGCACAGTAGTACGGGCCCTGGAATATGAGTTGAGTGATTATAACTAAAACTTAGGTAGTTCAGGTGTTTTAATTCATGTATCAAGTTAACAGACAACTCAATATTATCAAATAGATAGAATAGTTGATCTCACTACATTAACTCTCAAGCATTGTCAAAGAAAAGGCTTCTATGGAAAAGGGAAAGAATATGCAACATTgcacaagatttagcataaaagaaaaaggaaaaaaatgatcCTAGAGTTTTTAAGCTAAAATTTGCTAGTGGAATTACATGAGCAGCTTTACAATGAACACTGCATTATGTATAAGCAAACGAATAAGGATctatagaaaaaaaatgaaatccttggAGACAAATCCTACAATCTAGTATCTAGTTCACTATTTTACCTGGGGACCAGGGAAACCACCAATAGGCCAGCCAAGAGGCCACTTGACATCCTTTTGCAAAAGGGTGTACTCCTGCTCAATTCCATACCTAAATGAAATGAACGATGATAAGAACAACATCTCAGAAGAGCAGGCTAAATCACAGATAGCATAAGTCATGCATACCAAGGTTCTTCAGCAACAACATCAGGATGGCTAAAAATCTTAGCAGCATTGTATCTCTTGTTAGTAGGGATTGGCTCTCCAGCTGGGGTGTAACAGTCACAAATGACCTACCAATCAACAAAGAGATGTTATATTAGGTCGTATCATATATTCACATATACCAATTGGTAAAGATTGTCAAAGAAAAAAtgagaaacaaagaagagaaaatCCATGCTATTAGTTGACAGCTGAACGGGATGGTACCACTGTTCTACTCCTTCCAACAACtctttaaataaaattatgaCAATGGAAATGTTCAATGACATCATTTAAACAAATACATTGATCACAACATGACAAAAGAAAAATATTACTACTATTCATTAATTTAATGAGACCTGCAACCTAATCTTCAGCGGCTAACAGTAACATCAAATCAACCGTTTCGATAAAATGATATATTATAATGTtggtataattttttttgtacTCCAGCAATGCTTCATGCTCCTATTTAGAAAAAGAAACAACTTCACAACAGTTTCATCAAATTGGCCAAAATTTTTGGAAAACAATTTCAAAAGGTATTGCCTTTGAGTGTGTCTGCAAGACAATTGTGTACACACAATTGGAATAAAAGCTAGGGACCACAGGGAGCAAGCAAAAAGACTAATACACTTACAAGAATGTTATTTCCCCTCCTGAATGGATCCTTGAAAATGGCCTGAGGACTGCAAGATACATCCAAAAGAAATTATCAAAATGACATAGAAATGAAAGTTATCACCAAAATTAAACACCCAACAACCAAAATATAAATGTGTATGAAGATTATGAACTTACTACAAGATCACTTCACTATCGTCGCCGGGAGCTTGTCCTGTGCTTGAACCATCATAGTTCCATTTTGGAAGCTTGGATGGATTAGTAACAGGACCAGGGAGAGTCTGTAAGAAAGAAAGAAGGTGGACAGTTATATCATCTGTACCAAACTGAGACATCAAGGCCGAAGGTTTAGatggaaaataaaaaggaaaaaaactaaAAAGGTTGTTCTTATAGCTTACTCTGCCCTTGCTTCTTATATCCAAACCAGATCCACCAATCCTGAAATAGATATAAGCCTTTCAAGTCTCCAGACAATAAATTAACATAGTGATTTACTGGAGCAAGCACTGGTCCCTCAAAATACTAGAAGGGTTGACAATCAAATTTGAccaaaacttcaaaaattaaaGGTCTCAAAAGTTGAATAGCCAAGAGGCTCAAAGAAGCAGTGATGGATCAATCATGAAGGCATAAATTTATAATCTAGTCCCCACCGCTTCAGCTAGACAAAAAACAAGAGAATAAAGGATGTTCAACCGTTAGATtgaaaaacaacaaaaataaagACCCTTCAAACGCAGCAAAGCACTCTTTGAATGCATACTCCAAATTCCACCGTGAATCGTCGAGTAAAATTTAATATAACTCGCAAAATAACCAAAAATATTTGCTATATGGGGAGAAAATATCTAATAGCATCTACATGCCAAGAGACAGTTTTTGGTCCATaagcaaaatcaaaacaaaaagacAAAAACAGATTAAACAAAGGATGAATATATGTGTCAAAGGAGGAAATAACAGAGATCCACACCAAAAAGAAAAAGTACGTTCATCCGTAGGTTTCTCCATACGATCGcgtcaaaaaaaaaatgaaatctggTCGGTAAACTAAAACCCAAAACAGAAAATCAGAAACCAAAAGATCACACCTAAAAAGAAGCAAAGTTAGCAAACATTCGATCGAACTGCCACAGAACTCCATAAACCCTTTGAGTACACGCTTAAAACCAAGCGAGAAGCCCAGCAAAGAGCAAAACGATCGAAAGCACGGAAAAGGTCCAAGTTTCATCCGAAAAGTAACAGACTAAAGAGCAAAACCAAGGGGGAAGCTTAGCGATCGAGAAGAGCTCACCATATGTACTCGGCGATGATCTTCTCGGTAGTGTCGGAGAGGTTGAGGTTGATGAGATCTGTGAGCGAAGCCATAGCCGCCGAATACAAGGGATTGAGCGAAGGGATCGCAGACGAAGGGTTTATATAAAAGCTTGGAATCACCTAACACCAAAGCTTTTTTTTTAAGTTGGCACCACAGGTATCCGGCCGTTGATCAATCCGGCAACTATTCAACCCCACTATTCCAGTAGAGAGCTAATTATggtattacaaaaaaaaaatctgtcaCCCTAAATTCAGTCCACCGTTGTAGAGAGATAAAAACTATACTTAATATGGAGGACCTTTTATTCAAATATAGATGTTTATATTAATGATGGATCATTTTAATCATTACGTTATAGATATCATCTGTATTatatcataaaaataataaaaacttttTATTCAAACATGTATATTATGATAATAATTCTAGTTTGTACTAGTCAACTTAATTATATTTCAAAGTTCATATATAACTAATTATATAATGAAAAATGATTTATTTGTAACTGAGTTTCCGTCCATTCGTATCtagatgaaaataaaataaatcatataTGACTATTAATCATTTATACAAATGATCAAAGTATAAAAAATTATATCTTCAAATATATTAAACTTcgatctaaatttttttataataataataatctatatTTTAATCATCGCAAGCTCCAAATCCGTACTTAGGTGCGATTCCATTCAAGTTTAATTTGTTATGATATATCATAATAATTATCAAAAATTCTTCGTTAAATTTTCTTAGCGCGTTAGTCAAACGTTTGTTCAGTCCTTGTCAAGTATCTCACGAATCTAACAAGTCAAtactaatattattattttttaaaaaaaaattgtagtcGGTGGGAATTAATGCTGGGATGCTTTTACCATATGCAATATTTGATATGCGGAAGCGCAATATACATAAGCGACACCTCGCTCACCTACACCAAACTCTGACACCTACCACGCTGCCACGTTGCGATTTGACTAACTGGTTGCCTTTCGTGGAGGATATTCATTTTAGTgcgatatttttttaaaatacgtGTTTCTCGTATTGTATTCTACGCGACATAATATTGATGAAAAATGGGGACAAAAATAAGTTCAAAGGGAAGACTTTGAACACAGAGTTGATCTGGACTTATCATCTACTCCACCCACTTTTGAAATTATATGAAAGTTCTTTACAGACTTGAAAAATTATCGTGgacattaatttttctttttctttttaaatattccaGAGGACTGTTAAATCCTTGACTACATTGAAAGTCTATTTGattcaaattattatatataatcttaattatataattactaaataattatataattaaaattataaaaaataaaatataatccgaTATTATTTGATTAAAtctaaataatacaataaaaatttatttctttaaaatttttaataaataatctaatttaatattttatcataTTATCCTTACAAAACCAACATATTTTTTTTACCTCCTTTtacctttttttcattttttttcttccttttttaagttttttaatgtttttttatttttttttatgtttacgtcttttttttccttttctttaaattttaaaaaaatgttaatattcttttttttttctttatattttttttcacatttgTTTTGTACGTGTTAGATGAATAATGTATTAATTTTATTAACTCATTGTGTGGATGCATGGAAGACCTCCTTTGCGAGAAGACTAAGGATAAATTTTTGATAGCCAAATGCAAGATTTCCATAACTTTATGATATTCGGTGTAGTTTTGATTCCCTAGTTGAAATAGACTAAAATATCTTTATGATATTCCGTGTAGTTTTGATTCCCTTGTTGAAATAGACTAAAATATCTTTATGAACGAATGCAACTCTTCCATTACTTTTGTGTTGATATATACGAGTGTAGATTCAAAAGTTTGAACCTTTAATTAGGAAGAGCACCTAAAGCTTTGCTAAAGTAGGCTTCTAATGTTTCATTAATTATACTTACACATGGATTTTACACTTTAATTAAATGATCAGAGGTTGGAAATCATCGAAGTGATCACTACCAATCTTCTTAACCAGCCATTCATGGGAGCTATCATTATACACAACATGACATGTTTGATGAAGAAATAAAGTttatttagataaaaaaaaaaattagaactaatttaaataataatatataaattaatcttTGAAAGTTCTTGaggatattttaatatatttatagtaTTGTTTTAAATGCAAACTTAGAGGGTGAACAGAACATAGATTCTTGTTTTGTTCTAAGAAAAAATGTAATAATTTAAAGGTGTTAATATGGACAGTTATTGCCCAAACCAAAGGTTGCCAAAGCAACCTTTAGAAAGAGACAAACTATACCCCTCTCATGTATATAAAAGGAAGAGAATTTTTTCTCTTAAAATAAGCAAGCTCTCACTTTTCTTCCTTTCTCTTTTGATCACACGAGTACAAGACTTCTATCATGGGACATCACCATCGGATCTCGAGGATGTTTGGAACAAGGAACTATGAAGAAGACTCTTGTAGACTTCTTCCTAATCCTACGAAAATCCAGAACTAACGAGTTAATCATCTCGATCAAGGTttaacattggtatcagagcattccCATTTCTCTCTCCACGATGTCATCGGATGATCTCCATTCGCAAGAGCTTGCTGTAATGGAAGAAGATGATTTTGAACCAATGAAGATCTCCACCACCGATGATGGGGATAGCTTGGTTAGCAACGGCCCGACACCCACGCAGGAGTCTATGGCGCCTATTAAATATTGGCGACTGATGACTGCAAAGGATTATGTTGAAGCGCTGCGCTCTTCTCCCTTGACTCGCTGGGTCGACACTCATGTGCATGGCGGAGGCGCTTTACGCAAAATGGACGGAGGCATTGCTCGTGAGCACACTACAGGCGCTGCTCGTGAACCTACGAGGGGTGCGGCTCACATCCATGTGGACGGGTGCGATATCCATGGACATGCAGGCCTCGCGGCCCATGGCAATGAGCATGAACGTGCCAACTGCGGCCTCCCACGAGGCTGCATAGTCCACGATCATGCGGGCTGGCAGGCCACGGACGACCGTCGCCATGCAAGGGCGAACGGTCATGGCGTCCGTGGCCTCACGAGAGGCCATGGCCAAGTGGCCCAGCATAAAGGCTACGTAGACTACGACCACGTCCCCGACAGTGGTCCTGCATGCCTCGCATGTAGGCACAGAGGCGACCGTGGTCTAGTGGCGCGTAGAGATGTCAGCAGCCCAGGCGAGCGTGGAAGCGACCATGGCCCAGGCGCTTTTGCAGGTGTGTGCGGTGGTGGTCCACCCATGACTAGACGCATTTTTCCGGTGGAACAGGCTCGCATGAGGGTGTCAGCTCGTTGGCGACATGAACTTGACCGTCTTGCAAGACGCCGCTTTAATGTGGTTTTGCCGAGCAAACCTCATGGTCGAGCTCGACTTAGTCGCATTATTGGACGTGGACCTGCAGGGAATGCTGACCCGGTCTCTCGTCACCATCATAATGAAAATTTGACAGTGCAACTGTTGGATCGAGTAattcgctagaggagggggggtgaatagtgaaaAAATCGAAtatagaacaatgctaacacaagtaattttttacttggtttggagccttcgtcgactccaactccaaggtccgcactcgttgagtgctttcgttagacaatccactagcaattcgaaaaagTAGTTACAAAAtgaaagtacaagaatgctaaaAGAAATGAAGTACCGAcaataattaagaaaagaaaaagacaacACGTTTGTCGAAGAAGCTTCAGCGTCGCACGAGCACAACACGGCAGAGCAAGCGTTGGAAGGCTTTGTTGTTAGTTGattctttgctccagggtgcatcatccttatataggaggctccagaCGCCCCGATTCCTTCCGGGTGTCTGGAGTGTTACGTAACTCGGCCAATcatgaagctccacgtggcgatgcggCGAGGGGATAAAGTTTGCATTCTTGATGCCCaaacctccgggcgctcggatcccttccgagcactCGGACCTCTGTTTTCCAACAAcctacaagaaaacgttagtctgaggtaaaatgcaaaactaccctgcaaaacaaagtgttagcatagtacagttataataataaaaaatagtaattagattccatctcaccgagacggaaatctaatcaagatctcaacttagagttccaaaatggttctaagttggatcgacgtcgaagttcccttcccgggaactcgttttcacagtcactcccctccagtgacttacctttatttACTTGCTAGAcgtctagtcagcccgtcgacccgtctggacttcgtgccagctacccggtcagcccgtcgacctagcaacactgagttagcacagtagATAAAGATAGTACaataaacctagggttacctccctagggttatctccctagggttgcctagcttcactcactagggctcggcttcactcaccgggacttccaccacctagtttcactcactaggatccgtcttcactcaccgagacttccatcatctagcttcactcactatgacccgacttcactcatcgaAACTtctactttgcctaacctttggttagaacTTACCTTTTCTAGTCATCTAattctgactagacttctctctctctctcccaaacatcaagtcctatttggatcaacccttggtcatattgtcaaacatcgaaaccctagaggtcgattgcaccaacagcaaCAAGTCCGGTGTCATATACGACATGTTCCTTGGTGTCGTGCTATGACTCCCACCCGCCTCCGGATGATTGCTTTAGCTATTATAATGTTATCGCAGTTTTAAACATGATTTTATTAGTACTTCGGATCATTATTAGCTTCATGATTATGAGATTGTCTTATTTAAGTCTATGCAAGAAATTTAGTTAGTTTGCTCTTATAAAAACAAATTCATGCACTTCATATTTCAGTAATCTATGTATGATCCGATGATTTAAAATCATGTGTTGCACCCTTtattaaaggaaagtttttaaacataCATGATTACTTGTTATTTGAACACGAATGATTCATTATTGTTCAAAATTATTCGAATATCTTTTGAACATGATTAGCTgctattaatttttatttgaaaattcatgttgagTAGATACGTGCTTATTAATTGAGAGCTGTTAGTTCCTCTCCCTTTACATTATTTGATCGAAATTACCCTAATAAAATtgaatattcttatataaataggATATGACTGTAGTACTCTAAGTCTACTTTTGATCTCATTATATGGagaatatttaatattataatgtAGTTTTGGGGTCAAATAGACTGATGTATAGAATTGTCAATTTAGCCTTCTCATTATTATTTTAAATGTAGTGATTCACCGATGGCCTCGAAAAATGTTATTGTTGACTTAACAAAAGGGGATAAATTAGAGGACACTAACTATGACATATGACATCAAAAAATCCAATATCTCTTGAACGAGCAAGAGTTGCTTGATCACATTACTACATCCATGACCCCGCCTGTAGAAGGCAACACTGCTCTACACCGACGAGATCAAGAGGCTTACAACTCATGGTTCAACAAAGATCACAACACTCGCTTTACACTGTTAAGCAGCATGCAGGATGATCTGATTAGCGAGTTTGAAAAGTGTAAGACTGCCAAGGATATGTGGGATAACTTGAAAATTACTTTTGGAGAAACCTCTACCACGAGGTTAAGGGCTCTTGTTTTGAAATTTGAGACCCTccaaatgttagagtgtatactaaaagtctagcttttgtaaacatttattttaaaataaagaatcacattggtcaaaaatgtctacatgctaaatgtagttgttcaattaatttatattgtagattacatggtgtgtggtgtcacacacagaagatcatgctatcagtttcttataaattataaacagtagctcacgaccgagatggaaaggaacaaaccatcagaacagtcgtagtgtaattaggtattagtttatcttgactatataattacactagtacacttagagtgtattgagtaggaccattgagacagtttctttttatactgattaaataaaagaacaagacctcggttattatggaagtgtatgctcttaatcctaatataatgacaagcatatatatttaatatttatttttttaatttatcaatgagtgcgatttagttcgataaatcaaaatgctcgataagttgggaaatgatattacttatagtgtgtgttgttgattatagaaggaaactgtgtcctagtaatctaggttgataatgtccctaagagaaactcataaggattgtcatgttaaaccctgtaggtggacttagtccaacatgacgataaggttgagtgatactactcttggactaagacattaattaaaatgagttgtcaataactcaattaattagtcggcatccgatatcttaaacacggggagattaacacactcatgataagaaggagctcataatgtaatttgggattggtacggtagtgcaataataattctctagttgaatgagttattattgatgaacttgagttgtgtgttcagggcgaacatgggatactcaagctcgtcgggaggccaaaactaatttctcctctaggttcctgtcatagcctcattaatgcctcatatccactcatgagaagcccatcttggtgtccaagaaggggacgacccatggcttggtgaccaagccaaaggggccggccatattctccttaaggtggtcggccatatgctTCATgaaagggccgaccacataattcaaattaagaaaggtgttttgaatttttaaaatattctctttgtagatatctacaagttttaaaagaaagattttaaaattataaagctttccttatttgaattaggtcacatggtttaaaagaaagttttaaaagttttaaaactttccttttttaaccgtccacatggtttttaaaaagagagttttaaatttgaaactttccttttttgtaaccatgataaaaaaaaagaaattttagaagagatgttttaaattttaaaacttgattttaatttttagaactttttttttaaacatcacattaggaaattaaaagagagcttgtaaaattttataagagctttccttttttgcttataaaatttttacaaaatatttttctccctctttataagggccgaccacccttgcttggtgtccaagcaaggggccgaccattaagagaataaaagaggaggaaaaggaaaataaaaggaggaaaggaaatcaaggggaagattttaattttttgtaaaataaatctttccttatttgccttgggaaagtattataaaagaagaggaggagaggcctcatgaggtatcaattcttattctcttgcttgtgctctctcttgtgacCAActctctcccctttcctttccccttgctctcttttgttccttggtggtggttgtggctgaaacttagagaaggaggaggagcttttgagTGGTGTTCATATTGGAAGTtcgtctcccacacgacgtccaagaggaggcgagaaatacggcagaagatcaagagttcATTgcatataaagaaaggtataactagcaattattttttgcatcatgctagtttttctttgtatgatttccaaacacaagaggcatatgattctagagtttcaaatttgtgatccgagtttgtgttttttttttgtttttcgaatttatgattcgattgttccttttggttaaacctagagttatataaggaaattaaatattagatttccttaaaagcctttgtctagacggtggtggatgatctcatactcaagaaggactagtgcctcgccatgcagtcctggaagccaattttagaaattaatatttaattgaatttataacataggtggatttggatcaataatgttaagcatcgtttgcgattcaaatctaaaccattaagaacagataagttaaatttggaatcaataatgttaagttccgtttgcgattcctaatttaatttttaaagaacacaataggttgtttaggaaaggttcaacacttgtacaaaatttttatacagtggaaccggtacgatcttcctaggaccaaccaacaccaaAAAGATTCCTGACAAAACATGACTGAGCATCTCAAGATAACGTCAAGCATGATCCATGACTTGAAGTCTGCATGTCACTATCTCATTGATAAGTAGCAGGTGCAGACTGTCATAAGATCTTTGCTAGACTCTAGACTCACATGAAACAAATCCTCACTCACAATGAGAGCATTAAGAATTTTTTTGACATCTCTCGCCATGTGGAGTTAGAGGCTGAGCATGAGGAAGCTATGCGCACTACTGCCCTTGTCGCCCAGGGAGGCTGACAACAGGGCAAGAAGGGTCCAAAGAAGAACTTTAAGAGGAAGAGGCAAAATGTTGCATCTACTTCCAAAGAGGGGCAGACACCGAAGCACCAAAGAGGCAAGCGTGGTGGAAAGAGAGACAAGTCGAAGGTCAAATGCTATAATTGTGGACAATTGGGGCATTTCGCTCGTGAatgcactgagccgaaaaaggtattcCAATTTCTTTGTTCTCCAACTGTGCATGTTTGTTCGCATATTTTAGTTACTTGAACAAATCTTGAATGGATAGTGGATTCAGGAGCGACCAGGCACATAACAAGGGATCGAGCAGGATTCGTGGATTATCGTTGAATCTCAGCGGGATCACAAAGAGTATACATGGAAAATGGTTCCAGCGAGGAagtcctttcactaaggcccttccggtgagagcttttgatggacatattgaggggatgagaatcagatgtatggcagcatagtcttttagtataagtgggagattgttgggatgtatactataagcctagcttttgaatgaacatctattttttagatattttgaaatgagaatcactttggtcaaatgtctgcattttatatatatgtcgatgcagttgtccatttaatttatattgtagataacatggtgtgtgatgtcacacagaagatcatgttatcgattccttataaattataaatagtagctcacaaccaatatagatagagacaaaccattggaacagttgtagtgtaatttggtattagtttgtcttgactatataattacactattacactatgtgtgtattgagcaggaccatttgaggttgttcgatttatactgactatataaaagaacagaacctctgctattatggatgtgcgtactcttaatcccgatataataacaaacatatatacttagtatttatttttttttaacttatcaatgagtgagatttattcgttaaatcaataggcttgataagttgggagtgttggttgctactcgaaatatcgtaccggttcccctgtacaaaaattttgtacaagtcctgaacctttcctaacaacctattgtgttctttagaaattaaatatggaatcacaaacaaaacttaacattattgattccaaatttaacttatctgttcttagaggtttagtcTTGGAACTCAAACGatgtttaatattattaatccaaatccacctatgttacaaatttgattaaatatttatttcaaagttcgacttccaggtcaaacgtggcgaggcactataccttcttgggtatgagatcatccaccactgcctagacaaagccttacaAAGAAaaccaatatttaatctccttatagtaaccctaggtttaatcaaaaagaaaaattaaatcacAAAGTCgaaacataaatttgaaacctagaatcgttagcctcttgtatttggtatttcaagatcaaaaacaaagaacatgaactaactAACATGATGTGAAAATAATtagttagttatacctttctttgtagctaatgacctcttgatcttctattgtattcctctacttctcttggacgtcgtgtgggcgacgatcttccaagatgaaatctagCCAAGCCTCCTTCTTTCTCCAAGTTTCGACCACACCAAGGGATGCAAAATAGAAaaccttcctctcttttccttcttctccaagtatgcCGTCGGCCCCTTGAGTTC
Coding sequences within it:
- the LOC122015505 gene encoding glutamine synthetase nodule isozyme-like; protein product: MASLTDLINLNLSDTTEKIIAEYIWIGGSGLDIRSKGRTLPGPVTNPSKLPKWNYDGSSTGQAPGDDSEVILYPQAIFKDPFRRGNNILVICDCYTPAGEPIPTNKRYNAAKIFSHPDVVAEEPWYGIEQEYTLLQKDVKWPLGWPIGGFPGPQGPYYCAAGADKSFGRDIVDAHYKACLYAGINISGINGEVMPGQWEFQVGPTVGISSGDQVWAARYILERITEIAGVVLSFDPKPIQGDWNGAGAHTNYSTKSMRSDGGYDVIKSAIEKLGKRHKEHIAAYGEGNERRLTGRHETADINTFLWGVANRGASIRVGRETEKDGKGYFEDRRPASNMDPYVVTSMIAETTILRKP